The following is a genomic window from Antechinus flavipes isolate AdamAnt ecotype Samford, QLD, Australia chromosome 3, AdamAnt_v2, whole genome shotgun sequence.
TCTAGAAGGATTTGAGGTTCCATGGGGCACAGTAAAAGTGTGAATATTAGTTGTTAACTTCCTGATTGTCTTGTGATTATAGAACAGAAATTTTTCCAGTTTGAAGAGTTCCAAGAGTTGATCACTCAGGATCTCTTTCAATGAGGTGGCTCAGAAGATCATCTCCTTGAGCTACTATATCTAAGAAACAGAAATTTTTTACTGGATTGGGACTTATTGGATTTATACAAATGAAGGGCGTAAGCatctagtttttctttaatttttgttttagttttttcttgttttaatctgtctctctttttctcttctcctttctttgtcaGGTTTCTTTCTTGGATCCTTGAAGTTCTTAtgataaaatgatgatttttagtCTCTGAAAAGAAGAAACTCACATGTCAATAAATTATCTGACTATAGTTTCTCCCCACCTCCAATCCAAGTGGCATTCTAACTGTTCCTTTTATCTAATATTCCAAGTTCTGCTTCTATGCTTTTGAAATGTGATTCCCCCatgttgaaaatataattttttctttgctctgCTACCCAGAGTTCTGAGCTTTCTTCCGATCATATCTCAGGGAACATCTTTTACATGAGACCTCTTCTATCTCTTTAGTCATAAGCATTCTCTCCCTCtggaaattatttcttataataattaatagaataatttcttataataataagagtaataaaactttttgtttacatttaatcTCTATCCCAGTacaatataagttccttgagtgaatcaacaatttttaaaaatatcttacaaTTCTCTCCTATCTCACACTTAGCAAAATGCCTTGTACatgataggtgtttaataaatgttggattgATTTGGGTGAGgctatattttcaaaattacgTAAGATGAATCActtttttgtgattaataatccaatccaataagaatagaaaaattagagaattaataaattaaaaatccaaaGAATTTCAGTTAAAAATATCTTAAAGTTTGTATCTAGGGACACAACATAATTTGTGATCCTTCACTGGTATTTTACCATGGTTAGGAACAGAGTGGGGACCTGGGCGTTCCCCAGAAGGAGCAACAAATTGGTGAGATAACAGGAAAGTAGTGAGTCCTGGGTCTAGGCATGAAAGTTTTAGcatctagaagggaccttagagattataaAATGTAACACTAGCATTTTACTGGAGTCAGGGATGTGAAATAAATCATCCAGgtttaaatggaaaattaatggaAGAACTTAAACTTGAACTTGAATTTGATCTCAGATTTAGGTCTTCTGAGTCTAATCCAGTATTGTTTTCATTGTGTCTTAGTGATTCCATCTTTCCTTGTCCCAccatattgttgttcagttattcagtcatgtctaaaaCTTGATGACTCCTTGGAACATACTGTctataggattttcttggcaaaaatattggagtcacttgccatttccctctccaagtGATTAAGACAAACTGAAAATGAGTGACTAACCCAAGATAATACAACCAATGAATTTCTGAAGCTTAATTTcaattcagatcttccagactccactttatccactgagccacttagctgcctcctaGAGAagtgctaagtgacttgcccaagataacacagctgttacgtgtctgagggaaagttttgaactcaactctttctgactcccctaggcctagcactctattcattgagGCATCTAACTGTCTTTAGCATGCCAAGATCCTGAAACTTATTGAAAATCAATCTTATGTGATAATTTAATGATGTTTCTCAAGGCATgaaaaacacttaatgctttttccatttgtttcttcATTCAGATTTTCATTATCCTatttaagataaattttaatGCTCTTCCCTAGGCAGGAGGCTGTttacttttgcctcttttcaGGGACTGGAGCAAGGACAGGGCTGCAGGGACCCAGAGAATAGTAAAagaatgtataatttatatactcTTGCTGTGGAATAAGTGATCAATAAACATTGTCATGGAGTCATGAaaactaaattatatttttatgtagatttttctaatttttggaGGCATTAATGTTTGATAATTAAATGATGCTTTACTTCTTCCTCACTGCTGAAAAAGGAATGATTATATAGtcatgtttaaaagaaatattccttAACTACCTGTTCCCTTAAATTTATAGATCAATGATAACATCTTTAGGGAGGTCTTATCCACAGAATTATGTGTGATTTATTAAGTTCAAGTTGTAGAGCTAAAAATGTATGTAATCATTAACAGCACTAGGACAAAGTCAATGAGGGCTTCTATAAGCTTCTATTAGGAGCTAGGGAGTGAATTGCATTCCAAGAAGTGGCTAAATATTCACACAAACTAAGTAGGTTGGCTACagacttaataataataaaaagcaaaatagtagATTTTGTGGTTGGAAGAGAGAATCAGACCCAGATAAAATGCTAGAGTTCATAAAGGGCAAGACTACATTGCTTTTTTCTCTAGaaaattttctgcttttgttATGTAAAGAGAAGCTAggttttatgtttttctcttctgACTGCTTTCTGTATTGTAATGGAGTACTTGTTACCATTTATGGTGTGAAAGGATAGGATGGGCAGACAAACTTTCTTTAGGATTGGGTCTGCAATTAGAAGATGTCATCAGATATTATCACATTTATACTTGTGATACTGTAGTAAGACTCTTTTTTTGAAAGATGTGCTTGAGATCTCCAGATATAACAAATGTTTTCATGAATGTTAGAACTAAGAGAAATCAGGTCTCCCAAACCTATTATTTTGTagctgaagaaaatgagaatcaAAGCTAATAAATGGAAAAGCTAATATTCAAATCTGGGTCCCTGGACTTCAAGTTCTGTGGAAACCATTAcattacacataaatatatatattttatagaagtactaatgttttaaaatttcttcagttGACTACAACTATGGTTGtttgaaaaagaatagaaaattaggGGTTTTCTATAATAAACAATGAATAATAAATTCAAGAGTCCTAACCATTTCAAAGCCAAAAACCTTACTTCTCATCTATATTTGCACCTTCTCTTTAAGGAAGATAGTTCCTGTGACTGTTGATGCAGTTCTTGAGCACAACTAAGTGCTATGTAGGCAGAATAAGACGTCTTTATTTTCCCATTGgtgattcttttttccatttaaaaaaaattaggttatgcatgtacattgattttttacatattttcatatgtcattttggaatagaaaaataagaataaaagggaaaaactagtAAGAACAACAAaacgaaagaaaaaaaaagggtgaaaaatcaatgctgatggcattttccattcaaaatttattgaaattgcctatggtaccttttaataaaatgtagcttccttctttatttcttttatttagatctgtttttgtttttaatttgagatCTGAGTTGctaccctaattttttttcttcattggaagCATAATGTATTCTACTCCAGCTTTTTACTTTACCTTTTATGTATCTctctatttcaaatgtgtttcttataaacaacatattgttgtattctggtttttaatccaatctgctatctgcttccattttatgggagagcaGAGCGAGACTTCTAAATAGAATGGTATCATCCTGCTTTCTGTAgccccattcctattaaaaaaacaaagaaatcaaaaggagAGTTGCAACAGATTGTGACAGGTATAACTGATTTTCCAAACCACCAGGTAAggctttgaattttattttctgggGACTTTTGAACAATTTCTATACTGCCATGCCAATAGCAAGTTTCTGGGTACTCAGGACACTGCTGTTTCCACATTCCTATACATAACTTTTTGAAGAAGTGTCAAAAGCAAAAGTGACACTAGGCTCCTCCTTTATCTCTTTCCTGGATTATTTTGTGAAATTAGGCTCAAAGTTTCTTCACCTCTGTGTAAGGTCAATGGGCCATATCTTTTATTGTAAATTTTCTCCACACATCTCCTAAACTTTTCCAACCCAAATAATACCAAGAATTCAGGAAGAGGTGATGAGAGAGGAAATTAGTTTCTAGATTCATTTGTTTAttgtaaatgtatttttatgtCCCTTCTAAAGGAACAAATCTGATGGAGATAAGGAACCACACTGTTGTGACTGAGTTCATCTTGCTTGGCATCCCACACACAGAAGGGCAGGAACAAGTGCTCTTTGGTGTCTTCTTGATCTTCTACCTTTGCACCCTGATGGGGAACCTTCTTATCCTTGTGGCTGTGATGTCTGATTCCCGCCTTCATACTCCTATGTATTTCTTCTTGTGCAACTTATCTGTGCTAGATATTGGCTTCTCCTCAGTCAGTACCCCCAAGATGCTGGCAAACCTTTTGGTGAGGAATCAGGTCATTTCCCTGGGTGGTTGTATGTCGCAGGTTTTCTTCTACCACTTCTTGGGCAGTACTGAGTGTCTCCTCTATACTGTCATGGCCTATGACCGATTTGCTGCCATCTGCCATCCACTGCGTTACACCATCATCATGAACCGCCGGGTTTGTGCTGTCCTGGCTGCTGGGACCTGGTTTACCAGCTCCTTTCATGCCACTATTCTTACCACATTAACCTTCCAGCTACCCTACTGTGGTTCCAATGTGGTAGACTACTTCTTCTGTGACATCTTTCCTGTGGTCAAGTTGGCTTGTGGCAATACTCTCATCATTGAGACAGTGAGCTTTACTAATATTGGTCTTGTGCCCATGACCTGTTTCCTCCTGATCTTGGCCTCTTACATCCGTATCGTCATCGCTATTCTAAAGATGCATTCGGCTGAGGGCCGGCGCAAAGCGGCATCTACTTGTGTGTCTCATCTCTCTGTTGTCACTCTGTTTTTTGGGCCCTGTGCTCTCATTTATACCCAACCATCTCTGAGTGAAGTACTAGTTACTCCGGTTCAGATTTTTGGCAATGTTGTCACTCCCATGCTTAATCCCACAATCTATACCCTTAGGAACAAGGATGTCAAGGGAGCTCTAAAGAAGCTGACTGGGGGACAAGCCATATCAGAGGGAGGTCACTAGTTGATGTAAATTTATCCTCCCCTAATGGTTTAAAATCGAAATTAAATCAAGTGTAGCTGTATTAAATAATTGGAGAGGTTTCCATATCAAAGATAATTAAGAGCTATTCCTTATGACACTAAGTTTTGATTCCAATTTCTCCTTAAAAGCTATAGTGGGTCTGAGAACCTCCCCTCCTTCCAATGTTGGCAATTGCTAACAACAATGCTTATCAATAATAAACCAATGTTTTTACTTAGTGCttgctttaaagtttggaaaacattttatttatataaattgtcTTTTGATAAAAAATTTCGAATTAGGCTAAATGGAAGAGGGATATGTTCTAAGAATAAATGGTTTTTAGTCTAGGCAGTATAGCAGcattaagtaatatatatatatatgcaaatagaaatagaacagCTTTTTTTTGATGTCATAGAAAACCAAGCTTTAAAGCCATTTCATCCAATACATACCTGATTGTATTTAACAATGACCATCTCCATTAAAAACCCTCATTGAGAGGAAGTCTTGTTTGAGAAAGCCCATTTCATTTCTGGGTAATTCTAGAAATTGAGAAAATTCTCCTTATATTGAGGTAAAAATTGGCTTCTGAGTTCTAAACTTCTACACATTAGTCCTCAGGTAATCTTAACTGAGCTTCATAAAAAGCCTCCCAGTCATGAGTGGAAAGCATCATTAATTTTGCAAAAGGCAGTATATGATGTTGGTAGATAgcaccttatctctctctatatgGCATCAAGAACAATTCTTCACCGTGGTCTCAGGTTTCAGCATTCGACctcaaattccttcttttaaGGGCTATCCAGCAATAAGTCCATCAACAAGCTAGCATTTGCTATAttccaagcactatgctaagagctAGAAATGCAAAAATTAATTATGCTATTCAGGAGCCAATTTTAATggtgaaaacaaaatgcagataaCTGTGAGTATAGAGttatacataaatgtatagatataactatatttatatatcttatatgtacataAAGATAATCTCAGTAAAAAGGTATTAATAGTGGAGGGGACTAGAATAGATCTTTCACAGATAGGAAGGTTTAAGTTGAGTCTTGAAAGACACAATCTCAGATGCAGAAATGAAAAGTAATCTAGAAATAGTGAAACAACTAGTAAGAAGACATGGAGCTGGTAAATTATGTGTTCTATGCTAGAAACAGCAGGAAGGAAAGTATAAGAGGActaaaaaggcaaggaaaaagtCCAGgtcacaaagtattttatatccCAGATAACATTTGAAGTAATATACAGGCACCAGAACTTGAGCAGGAGGTAATATAATCAGACTTGCCCTTTAGCAGCTGAGAAGACATATTGGAATGCAGAGAAACTTGAGATAGAGAGACCAAGGAAAAATTTTTGCAATATTCCTGACATGTGATGCTGAAAGCTTGTACTAGGGTGGTGGCTGTATGACTGGAGAGAAGGAAGACAAAATAGGATCAATGATTTGAAAGTAGATAAGACTTGATAGAAAATTGGATATGTAAGGAAAATATAAGTGAGGAGCCAAACACGGCACTAGGATTGAGTGCTTGGGTGACTAAAAGAATAGTTATACATAATAATATTGAATTTTGGAAGAAAGGAgtatttaagaggaaaaataataagatttttttggtcatatttatAATGTCTATGGGACAATCAGTTTAGGATGTTGAGTGATGTGGGGTTTTTGGTGAGGAATCAGGTCAAATCATTGCTCCAATTAATTAGACTAAATAACACTAAGGTCCCTTTAACTTTAACTAATGAAATTGGGGCAAATATCACCCCCTTACACTTTGAGAGAACATAATTGCTGGAGTCTGGAGTGATTCTCAGAGAACCTAGATACCCCCTTTAAAGGTATCAAAGAATCCCAGAACAAGGGTAAAAATCTGACCTATATTATCTTCCAGGAAGGAAAAGCTATGATAGTCTCTGTTACACTAGGACCTCTGGCtattccccctctcttcctttccaagGTTCCTGAGATGCCTTTCTGTTAAGTTCTTCCATTTACTACAGAGTAGGAGAAAATTTATATTGATAAATGgctatgaaaattattatttcctgATGTATATACTATAAAAACACCAGTAAAAATACCTACAAAGGAAACATGGAGAGTGTAACTTTAGGGTTGTATATCATCAGACTTTGGTATATCTAAATGTGTCCCCTCATAATTTAGTCTGCTTGTATAGAAGACATGCCACTTATGAAAGTGTCAAAGTGCTCTCAAATTAAAGACTACTAGTTTCCAGTAAACCACAGAGAAGAGATGATTCTCTGGACACATGCCTCAAGCTCCTGAAGACTCAAAAAGTTTGGCATAAAACTTGAGAGCACAAGAAAATTCCTGTTCTTTTTGATAACATAATTCCTAAATTTTCCCATCATGAACTTTGAAGTGATGAGGTTTCTGAAGGTTCCCATACAATTCCATAGGGAACATCCTAAGCAAAGATAAGAATTTGAGGATGAGAGGGAATCAATCAAAAAATTCGTTCCTTCCTATATTTTTGCAGGTTAGTAGGGACTGAGGGGACAAGTTTAAGAATGAGGATAGAAAGATAGGGAAAATAGAGTAAGACATAAGGTCTTTCCTGAGATTTTAGCCATTAATAGGATTCAAAAAGTCTTTTTCTGTCATCAGAGAGGGAAGATTTTCTTAGATTCCAGTCACTTGAAACAAGGAAAACCCTCAATAGAGACATCTATCCAAACACTTTTTAGAGATGCCACTGGGAACTAGGGACTCTTAAATCTGAGACTGAAGTCCACATTCCTTGTTCCAGATTTCTGACCTTTAGGATTTGCTCTAAATACTCTAGTAAAAGAATATATCCACAGTATCTTACATGTTAGGGCCCTCTAGGTCCCCGTGTTTGCAGATAAATGAGGCCATTCTGACCAGCAGAAACTCAAGGCCTAATAATGCAAACATAGTGAGTAATGAAGAGACAGGGAGCAGAGGTGGTGTAAACTCTGTTTATTCCAGCTTCTACAAGCAGTCTTAAAGCCTTAGTTACATCAGCATAGCAAGAGCTCTCTAAGCCAATCATACTAAACCACCAGGGACTGTCATGCCCATTTTACACCCATCTCAAACATTCCATGTAGTCAACAGGAGCCACGCTCCTTCTGCTTAATGCCATCTTGTTGCCCACAGGGGTGGGACCCCAGCACCATCTTGTTCAACCCTTACAGCAATGCCCTCAGTTTACCTGAATTGTGTTCTGTGAGGTTGTCTGAGGGTTGGCAATCCCTTTCAAatcctcctttttgtttttgaaggctATGTCTTTGAGCTCCAATGTGGCAAAAACGACAGAATCCCTAAGACTAATCAGAGTACATTTCAAAATTAACATAAAAGCAGTTATAACAACTAAGCATCCAACAAAACTAGTTCCCATTGGAGTGAGCAAACTTTTCATAGTACTCCAAGGGTCTGCTTTGTGAAAGAAATTCAAGATCTTGGCCATCACATCAGGCTGCATTTGAGCATCAGCTTCCAAATCAATATCATATGCCAATCACTCCAgtctaaataaattcaaaataatattatctAGTATAAGCCCATGTAACTGAGCTCTTATTAGTTCCTATTCCATTTgagtttcattatatttttttgaTGTACGACAAAAGGTATTATAACCATAGTCACATTGACATTTTTGTAGTAATTCCAAATATGCAACATCCTCACCCAACAATTGTGTGGCCTCCTATAAGGTATGAATAGCTCCATAaatctccttttctacttttaaCTGTATTCATAGTCCTTCAGACATATGTTTCATAAGGTTATGTACTTCATGCGTTTGCCTGACTGAGTTTTGTGTGTTAGATACAGCCACAGTTAATACTGTCGATGACAGAATGGCTTCAGTGAATAATGTAATTCCCAGTACCACACATGAAATACATCTTTTTGTTCCAATCATTAATTGATCTATATGTTCTTCTAATCTATCAAATATCTCATCCCCAGGAGCTCGAAACCATCCTTTCGCTTTTACCACAGTCATAGTATATTTTGGCCTTGTTAAAAACTTACACAGTAATCTCAGGTCCTATACATTGTCAAACTTTACAATCTAAACAAGTAAAATTGAATATTCCAGTCCTATACATAATTAATTGTGATTGGTTCCCAATGTGATCCACTAAAAACACATGATCTTTCCCTGAACATATCTGTGCTATAAGAGAAATGTTATTAGTATAATCACCATTTTCATATTCATAAGAATCAGTTGTACTGTCTGTCCCCCTACAGCTAGAATCAATttatccaaatcttttattgctaCATCCTTATTGGTAACATATAATTGACATGAAAAGCACTTGTATTCCTTATCTTTAAGCATAGTATGGTGATAGTGATGTGTATCACAATCTTGAAACATCAAAAACCCTGGATGCTTATGATAAACAGTTAGATTGTGTTTTAAACTTACCAAACATGATGAATGGTGTCGCATTTGGCTGGTATAGTTAGGAAGGACATCTATCCCTTCAAGTCTCCAAGTCCAAAGATGAATAAACTTCTTGTTCATGtgcattgaaaactatctttgttgCCATGATTTAATTGAAGAGCTGCAGCTTTTTTGAGGAATCTTTATCTTCTCTGTCAAGGAATGTGTGAAATCTTCTCTGGTATCCACGATCCTGATTTTCCTTATTAGAATCCAGTGCCCCTCCACACCTGTGGATACACACCCATAATACTTTCACCagtttaacacagtgtctggacCATGCCATTCTTTATTCTCATCCTTCCACATGACCTTTTGAGGGTCCATTATAGTTTCCAATTTATCATCATGATTGATAAGTTGTTTCATGATCGtgtttttttggtcttttgt
Proteins encoded in this region:
- the LOC127557268 gene encoding olfactory receptor 958-like, yielding MEIRNHTVVTEFILLGIPHTEGQEQVLFGVFLIFYLCTLMGNLLILVAVMSDSRLHTPMYFFLCNLSVLDIGFSSVSTPKMLANLLVRNQVISLGGCMSQVFFYHFLGSTECLLYTVMAYDRFAAICHPLRYTIIMNRRVCAVLAAGTWFTSSFHATILTTLTFQLPYCGSNVVDYFFCDIFPVVKLACGNTLIIETVSFTNIGLVPMTCFLLILASYIRIVIAILKMHSAEGRRKAASTCVSHLSVVTLFFGPCALIYTQPSLSEVLVTPVQIFGNVVTPMLNPTIYTLRNKDVKGALKKLTGGQAISEGVRIPALQ